The sequence AATCATAATTTGAATCGGGATTTTGGGAATTGATTGCCGAAATTAAATCACTTGTTGACCAGCCGGTTTGGGCAATAATTTTTAATGAAAAAGCAGTTTCGGGATAAATAGTCTGTAACTTGGCTTTGAGCTGTTCCGGATATCGGCAAGTTTCACAAACGCTTTGCCCAATGGTATAACTGTCGCCTAAAGCGAGATATTTTATAGATGATGAAATTGGCGTAGTTGGAACTTCTGTTGTTGGTGGAGTTGTTGCTGGCGGAACAGTGCTATTATCTGAATCTGATTGATCAGCGCTGCAACTCACAAATATGGAGAAAATAACAATAACTATTTGTTTGAAATGCGGTTTCATAATTTTGGCAAATTAGGTTTGTGAACATCTTAAACAAATAGTTACGTTAAATATTTGAATTCGGTTTTAGACCATTTCGGCTTTTAAAACAATTTCTTCCTTAATGGCATTCCAAAGTCCGATTCGTTTTTCTAGGGCTAAAATTGAAACTTCTTCGACTTCTTTCCATTTTTGAGCATCATCTTCACATAAATCGGTAATCATTTGCATTGCCATTGGTCCGTGTTCATCAGCATCAAGTTCAATATGTCTTTCGAAGTAATAAAGCAATTTTGCCAAATCGACTTCTGGAAGGTTTTTTTGAAAGTTTTTCAAGATTTCGGTAAACATACTCGGAATCAAATCTTCTCTACCAAAAGTAAAAGCAGCAGCAATTTCATGCGGTTTTCCTTCTTCAATAACTCTAAAAGTAAAGTCCAGGAAAGCTTTTACATCAGGATGAAGCGAACTTTGTTTAATGGCAACAAAAATATTATGAAGCGAATTTACTTCAGACAAGAACTTGTTGATTCCAGTTGTATCGGCACCGCAATCTTCCATGGCTTCAAGATACATTTCATAATGACTTTGTCTTCTTCCGTCGATTGTCAAGTCGGTTTCTTCGGCAAGAACAATTTCGTTGATCAAATATCTTGTTTCTGGGTTTTTTGTTGCGAACCAAGGTGTTGTTGTACACGTAAGTTTGGCTTGTAAAGCTTTTAACAATGACATAAAATCCCAAACGGCAAAAACATGATTTTCAAGAAAACTATGCAAGTCATCAATGTTTTGAATTTTGCTGTATAAAGAGTGGTTTAAAAGCTGCTCTTTTTGAGGTTGAATGCTATTGTTTATAGTTTCAATATTCATTTATGTAAATTTTGGTGCAAAGATAAAAAGCTTCTCGTTTAGAAGAAGCTTTTTAAATTGATTTTGTATATACTTTAATAATTGTTTATGATTTAAATGCTGGAATTCCAGTTACATCCATTCCGGTAATCAATAAATGAATGTCGTGAGTTCCTTCATAAGTAATCACACTTTCAAGGTTCATCATGTGGCGCATAATTGAGTATTCGCCTGTGATTCCCATTCCGCCTAACATTTGTCTGGCTTCGCGTGCAATTTCAATAGCCATATTAACATTATTGCGTTTTGCCATCGAAATTTGAGCAGTTGTTGCCTTTCCTTCGTTTCTTAAAACGCCTAAACGCCAAGTCAATAATTGTGCTTTTGTGATTTCGGTAATCATTTCGGCCAATTTTTTCTGCTGCAATTGCGTTCCTGCAATTGGTTTCCCAAATTGAATTCTTTCTTTAGCATATCTTAAAGCAGTATCATAACAATCCATTGCGGCGCCGATTGCTCCCCATGCAATTCCGTAACGAGCAGAATCTAAACAGCCAAGCGGTGCACCTAATCCAGATTTATTTGGCAATAAATTTTCTTTAGGAACTTTTACATTGTCAAAAATCAATTCTCCGGTTGATGAGGCACGAAGCGACCATTTGTTATGCGTTTCTGGAGTTGTAAAACCTGCCATGCCACGTTCAACAATTAAACCATGAATTCTTCCTTCTTCATTTTTTGCCCATACTACAGCAATATCAGCAAAAGGTGCATTTGAAATCCACATTTTGGCACCATTTAAAAGATAGTGGTCTCCCATATCTTTAAAATTGGTAATCATACTTCCTGGGTCAGAACCATGATCTGGCTCGGTCAAACCAAAACAGCCCATCCATTCGCCTGTTGCTAGTTTTGGCAAATATTTCATGCGTTGTTCTTCGTTTCCGTATTTCCAAATTGGATACATTACTAAAGAAGATTGCACAGATGAAGTCGATCTTACGCCAGAATCTCCTCTTTCGATTTCCTGCATAATCAAACCGTATGAAATTTGATCTAGACCAGCACCTCCATATTCCACAGGAATATATGGACCGAAACCACCAATTTCTCCAAGTCCTTTAATAATTTGTGTTGGAAATTCTGCTTTTTGAGCATATTCTTCGATAATAGGAGAA comes from Flavobacterium sp. KACC 22761 and encodes:
- a CDS encoding DUF3050 domain-containing protein codes for the protein MNIETINNSIQPQKEQLLNHSLYSKIQNIDDLHSFLENHVFAVWDFMSLLKALQAKLTCTTTPWFATKNPETRYLINEIVLAEETDLTIDGRRQSHYEMYLEAMEDCGADTTGINKFLSEVNSLHNIFVAIKQSSLHPDVKAFLDFTFRVIEEGKPHEIAAAFTFGREDLIPSMFTEILKNFQKNLPEVDLAKLLYYFERHIELDADEHGPMAMQMITDLCEDDAQKWKEVEEVSILALEKRIGLWNAIKEEIVLKAEMV
- a CDS encoding acyl-CoA dehydrogenase family protein — encoded protein: MKPDLFQAPDYYNLDDLLTDEHKLVRESARAWVKREVSPIIEEYAQKAEFPTQIIKGLGEIGGFGPYIPVEYGGAGLDQISYGLIMQEIERGDSGVRSTSSVQSSLVMYPIWKYGNEEQRMKYLPKLATGEWMGCFGLTEPDHGSDPGSMITNFKDMGDHYLLNGAKMWISNAPFADIAVVWAKNEEGRIHGLIVERGMAGFTTPETHNKWSLRASSTGELIFDNVKVPKENLLPNKSGLGAPLGCLDSARYGIAWGAIGAAMDCYDTALRYAKERIQFGKPIAGTQLQQKKLAEMITEITKAQLLTWRLGVLRNEGKATTAQISMAKRNNVNMAIEIAREARQMLGGMGITGEYSIMRHMMNLESVITYEGTHDIHLLITGMDVTGIPAFKS